Proteins encoded in a region of the Sphingopyxis sp. OAS728 genome:
- a CDS encoding LysR family transcriptional regulator, whose translation MNAKMDGSGDRARSMEVFAATIAEGSFSAAGRCLGLTPSAISRTIDRIEARLGVRLLLRSTRALTLTPEGEAYLRAARRILADLGDAEQAIADQGAPRGRLRVSAAQAHGRLTIVPLIGEFVALYPHILVDISLADRLVDIAAGQADVAIRFGPLADSPLTARKLGESRRVIVAAPAYLAARGTPRTPEDLHDHNCLNFNFRRAEPVWPFRDGEREYALSVQGNIEANNGETLGQLAAAGVGIARVGAFSIADQIDSGALIPILEDYNPGDIEAIHAVFAGGANTPARVRVFVDFLAERLGRGG comes from the coding sequence ATGAACGCAAAGATGGATGGAAGCGGCGACCGTGCGCGATCGATGGAGGTGTTCGCCGCGACGATTGCCGAGGGCAGTTTTTCAGCTGCGGGCCGCTGCCTGGGGCTGACACCGTCGGCAATCAGCCGCACGATCGACCGGATCGAGGCGCGGCTGGGCGTCCGGCTGCTCTTGCGTTCGACGCGCGCGCTGACGCTGACCCCCGAGGGCGAGGCCTATCTGCGCGCGGCGCGGCGCATCCTGGCCGATCTGGGCGATGCCGAACAGGCGATCGCCGATCAGGGCGCGCCGCGGGGGCGGCTGCGCGTCAGCGCGGCGCAGGCACACGGGCGGCTGACGATCGTGCCGCTGATCGGCGAGTTCGTGGCGCTCTATCCGCACATCCTCGTCGACATCAGCCTTGCCGATCGGCTGGTCGATATCGCAGCGGGACAGGCCGACGTCGCGATCCGTTTCGGCCCGCTCGCCGACAGCCCGCTGACCGCGCGCAAGCTTGGCGAAAGCCGCCGCGTCATCGTCGCCGCCCCCGCCTATCTGGCGGCGCGGGGGACGCCGCGCACGCCCGAGGATCTGCACGATCATAATTGCCTCAATTTCAATTTCCGCCGCGCCGAGCCGGTGTGGCCGTTCCGCGACGGCGAGCGGGAGTATGCGCTGTCGGTGCAGGGCAATATCGAGGCGAATAATGGCGAGACGCTGGGGCAATTGGCGGCGGCGGGGGTCGGCATCGCGCGCGTCGGCGCGTTCAGCATCGCCGACCAGATAGATTCCGGAGCGTTGATACCGATATTGGAGGATTATAATCCGGGCGACATCGAGGCGATCCACGCGGTGTTCGCGGGCGGCGCGAACACGCCCGCGCGGGTGCGGGTGTTCGTCGATTTCCTTGCAGAGCGGTTGGGGCGTGGGGGTTGA
- a CDS encoding AraC family transcriptional regulator, with translation MTDPLSDLIALLRPRTVFAKAISGAGNWAVRYGDFGHPGFCTVIEGACRLSVDGADPVNIEAGDFVFLPATPGFTMGGFEPAAPVDIDPHAAADLTGEVRHGRQEGAPDVTMLGGYFVFESPDAALLVSQLPALIHLRGAERLATLVRLVREEAGEERPGCDLILSRLVEVLIVEALRSVEGDDAPPGLLRGLGDPRLAAAIRQIHGAPARPWTVAALAKEAALSRSAFFERFARTVGVPPMEYLQGWRMSIAKDLLRRRAGKLDEIAARVGYGSASAFSTAFTRHVGLPPKRFAMTA, from the coding sequence ATGACCGACCCTTTGTCCGACCTGATCGCGCTGCTGCGCCCGCGCACGGTGTTTGCGAAAGCTATCAGCGGCGCCGGAAACTGGGCGGTGCGCTATGGCGATTTCGGGCATCCGGGGTTCTGCACGGTGATCGAAGGCGCCTGCCGGCTGTCGGTGGACGGCGCCGATCCGGTGAACATCGAGGCGGGCGACTTCGTCTTCCTGCCCGCGACGCCAGGCTTCACCATGGGAGGGTTCGAGCCCGCCGCGCCGGTCGACATCGATCCGCACGCCGCGGCGGACCTGACCGGCGAAGTGCGCCACGGCCGGCAGGAGGGCGCGCCCGATGTGACGATGCTCGGCGGCTATTTCGTCTTTGAATCGCCCGACGCCGCGCTGCTCGTGTCGCAGCTTCCCGCGCTCATCCACCTCCGCGGTGCTGAGCGGCTGGCGACGCTGGTGCGGCTGGTGCGCGAGGAGGCGGGCGAAGAGCGGCCGGGATGCGACCTGATCCTGTCGCGGCTGGTCGAGGTGCTGATCGTCGAGGCGCTGCGATCGGTCGAGGGCGACGATGCACCGCCGGGGCTGCTGCGCGGCCTCGGCGATCCGCGGCTGGCGGCGGCGATCCGGCAGATCCACGGGGCGCCCGCGCGGCCGTGGACGGTCGCGGCGCTCGCGAAGGAAGCGGCATTGTCGCGCTCGGCTTTCTTCGAGCGCTTTGCACGCACCGTCGGCGTGCCGCCGATGGAATATCTGCAGGGCTGGCGGATGAGCATCGCCAAGGATCTGCTGCGCCGCCGCGCGGGCAAACTCGACGAGATTGCAGCGCGCGTCGGCTATGGATCGGCGAGCGCGTTCAGCACCGCCTTCACCCGCCATGTCGGATTGCCGCCGAAGCGCTTTGCGATGACCGCCTAA
- a CDS encoding DUF1345 domain-containing protein, whose translation MSESAKRAVGRHIAPVRFLVFAAILVAAWGGAAAFGSDPRTALLIGFDVAALIFLCSIAPLLKSDAEQMRRRAEYNDANRVGLLAITVLLSLVILFAVGTLIASPGKLDRADVVLIVATLALAWLFANMVFTLHYAHLYYLQKDGRDQRGIEVPGVHEPGYWDFLYFAFTLGMTFQTSDVTISGAHMRRVVLGHCMAAFIFNMGILAFTVNAIGGS comes from the coding sequence GTGAGCGAAAGCGCGAAGCGCGCCGTCGGGCGGCACATCGCGCCGGTGCGCTTTCTGGTCTTCGCGGCGATATTGGTGGCCGCATGGGGCGGGGCCGCAGCGTTCGGCTCTGATCCGCGGACGGCACTGCTCATCGGCTTCGACGTCGCCGCGCTGATCTTTCTCTGCTCGATTGCCCCGCTGCTGAAGTCCGATGCCGAGCAGATGCGTCGCCGCGCCGAATATAACGACGCCAACCGCGTCGGCCTGCTCGCGATCACCGTCCTGTTGTCGCTCGTCATCCTCTTCGCGGTCGGCACGCTGATCGCAAGTCCGGGCAAGCTCGATCGCGCCGACGTCGTCCTCATCGTCGCGACGCTCGCGCTCGCCTGGCTGTTCGCGAACATGGTGTTCACGCTCCATTACGCGCATCTCTATTATCTGCAAAAGGACGGCCGCGATCAGCGCGGGATCGAGGTGCCGGGGGTGCACGAGCCCGGCTATTGGGACTTCCTCTATTTCGCCTTCACGCTCGGCATGACCTTCCAGACCTCCGACGTCACCATATCGGGCGCGCATATGCGGCGCGTCGTGCTCGGCCATTGCATGGCGGCGTTCATCTTCAACATGGGCATTTTGGCGTTCACCGTGAACGCGATCGGCGGATCATAG
- a CDS encoding MFS transporter: MKINFPLLALATGAFGIGITEFAPMGLLPDMAEGLGVSIPAAGLLVSAYALGVMLGAPLMTLTTARMNRRTLLIGLMAIFTLGNFLSAIAGDYMTLMVARVITSLNHGAFFGVGSVVAASLVPPEKRASAVAAMFMGLTLANVIGVPLAPWVGETFGWRTAFGAIAVWGLITMAALRFALPDIGRDTGGNMLAELGVLKRREVLIALALTAIGSSAMFTVFTYIAPILTEATHAGTLFVTAMLVIYGLGLTAGNWLGGVFADKSIDRTLIVSLAGLAATLVIFAGAMFQPLAAAVTIFVWGVATFAIVPPLQMRVMEAASDAPNLASAVNIGAFNLGNAVGAAVGGGVIGLGLGYPAVSFAGAAMALAGLAIVVATRAQKAPALVEA, encoded by the coding sequence ATGAAAATCAACTTTCCCCTCCTTGCGCTCGCCACCGGCGCCTTCGGTATCGGCATCACCGAATTCGCCCCGATGGGGCTGCTCCCCGACATGGCCGAGGGGCTGGGGGTGTCGATCCCCGCCGCCGGGCTGCTCGTCTCGGCCTATGCGCTCGGCGTGATGCTCGGAGCGCCGCTGATGACGCTCACCACCGCGCGGATGAACCGCCGCACGCTGCTGATCGGCCTGATGGCGATCTTCACGCTCGGCAATTTCCTGTCCGCCATCGCGGGCGATTACATGACGCTGATGGTCGCGCGCGTCATCACCTCATTGAACCACGGCGCCTTTTTCGGCGTCGGTTCGGTCGTCGCGGCGAGCCTCGTTCCGCCCGAAAAGCGCGCGAGCGCGGTCGCGGCGATGTTCATGGGGCTGACGCTCGCCAATGTCATCGGCGTGCCGCTCGCGCCGTGGGTCGGGGAAACCTTCGGCTGGCGCACCGCCTTTGGCGCGATCGCCGTCTGGGGCCTGATTACCATGGCGGCGCTGCGTTTCGCGCTTCCCGATATCGGCCGCGATACGGGCGGCAACATGCTCGCCGAACTCGGCGTGCTGAAGCGGCGTGAGGTTCTGATCGCGCTCGCGCTCACCGCGATCGGCTCGTCGGCGATGTTCACGGTCTTCACTTACATCGCGCCGATCCTGACCGAAGCGACGCATGCCGGGACATTATTCGTGACCGCGATGCTGGTGATCTACGGGCTCGGCCTCACCGCCGGCAACTGGCTCGGCGGCGTCTTCGCCGACAAGTCGATCGACCGCACGCTGATCGTCTCGCTCGCCGGGCTCGCCGCGACGCTCGTCATCTTCGCGGGCGCGATGTTCCAGCCGCTCGCTGCGGCGGTCACCATCTTCGTGTGGGGCGTCGCGACCTTCGCCATCGTCCCGCCGCTCCAGATGCGCGTGATGGAGGCGGCGTCCGATGCGCCCAATCTGGCCTCGGCGGTCAATATCGGCGCCTTCAACCTCGGCAACGCCGTCGGCGCCGCGGTCGGGGGCGGGGTGATCGGCCTCGGGCTCGGCTATCCGGCGGTCTCGTTCGCGGGGGCGGCGATGGCGCTTGCGGGCCTCGCGATCGTAGTGGCGACGCGGGCGCAGAAAGCGCCCGCACTTGTCGAAGCCTGA
- a CDS encoding aldo/keto reductase, translated as MEYRQLGSSGLRVPALSFGTGTFGGQGPLFSAWGTSDAAEARRLIDISLDAGVTLFDTADVYSNGASEEILGEAIKGRRDAVLISTKTGLPTGDGPQDWGVSRSRLIGAVDSALRRLGTDHIDLLQLHAFDASTPVDELMDTLATLIAAGKLRYAGVSNYPGWQLMKAQAAADRLGAPRFVAHQVYYSLIGRAYEADLMPLAADQGIGALVWSPLGWGRLTGKIGRGRPVPAGSRLHETEQFAPPVVEDLLYRVIDALEAVAAENGKTVPQVAINWLLRRPTVSSVIIGARNEEQLRQNLGAVGWELTAEQVAALDAASDVLPPYPHTPYRQQAGFARLNPPLV; from the coding sequence ATGGAATATCGCCAATTGGGATCGTCGGGGCTGCGCGTCCCCGCGCTGAGCTTCGGAACCGGGACCTTCGGCGGGCAGGGGCCGCTGTTCAGCGCGTGGGGAACCAGCGACGCAGCTGAGGCGCGGCGCCTCATCGACATCAGTCTCGACGCCGGCGTGACGCTGTTCGACACCGCCGACGTCTATTCGAACGGCGCGTCCGAGGAGATTTTGGGCGAAGCGATCAAGGGTCGCCGCGATGCGGTGCTGATCTCGACCAAGACCGGGCTGCCGACGGGCGACGGGCCGCAGGACTGGGGCGTCTCGCGCAGCCGGTTGATCGGCGCGGTCGACTCTGCGCTCCGCCGCCTCGGCACCGATCATATCGACCTGCTCCAGCTCCACGCCTTCGACGCCTCGACCCCGGTCGACGAATTGATGGATACGCTGGCCACGCTGATTGCGGCGGGCAAGCTCCGCTACGCCGGCGTCTCCAACTATCCCGGCTGGCAGCTCATGAAGGCACAGGCGGCCGCCGACCGTCTCGGCGCGCCGCGCTTCGTCGCGCACCAGGTCTATTATTCGCTGATCGGCCGCGCCTATGAGGCCGATCTGATGCCGCTCGCCGCCGATCAGGGCATCGGCGCGCTCGTCTGGAGCCCGCTCGGCTGGGGGCGTCTCACCGGCAAGATCGGGCGCGGGCGGCCGGTCCCTGCGGGTAGCCGCCTTCACGAAACCGAACAGTTCGCGCCGCCGGTCGTCGAGGACCTGCTCTATCGCGTGATCGATGCGCTCGAAGCCGTCGCCGCCGAAAACGGCAAGACGGTGCCGCAGGTCGCGATCAACTGGCTGCTGCGGCGCCCCACCGTGTCGTCGGTGATCATCGGCGCACGCAACGAGGAACAGCTTCGGCAGAATCTCGGCGCGGTCGGCTGGGAACTGACGGCGGAGCAAGTCGCGGCGCTCGACGCCGCAAGCGATGTCCTGCCGCCCTATCCGCACACACCCTACCGGCAACAGGCAGGCTTCGCGCGCCTCAACCCGCCGCTCGTCTGA
- a CDS encoding FdhF/YdeP family oxidoreductase — protein sequence MAHDKPRYQSYNSPAGGWGAAAATAKVLLEQSVVTKGSRALLSMNQPGGFKCPSCAFPDASCTKKLEFCENGAKALAHEATKFRVTREFFAQHSVSDLMAQSDYWLEMQGRLTEPMRYDAATDHYVPVSWDDAFALIGTHLRALASPHEAEFYTSGRTANETAFLYSIFVREYGTNNFPDCSNMCHEPTSRGLPHSIGVGKGTVILDDFEHAEAIFLIGHNAGTNAPRMMTPLVEARKRGVPIVAVNPMPERALIKFTEPQDIVQMATFGSTDITSEFVHIKVGGDLALLKGMMKVLFEREAAGETVLDHDFIAEHTSGFDALKADIEAQHWPDLVAASGIDEAQIRRCAEIYIRSNATMICYGMGVTQHQRGSELVQQIANLLLLKGNFGKPGAGISPIRGHSNVQGDRTVGIDEKPGQAYLDKVRDVFGFEPPREHGHHTVESVEAMLAGTAKVFIGLGGNFVRAVPDTDRSYAAMRRLDLTVGIATKLNRGHLVHGKDALILPVVARSERIATAKGEQFVTIEDSMSNVTASRGVLDPASEHLLTETEIVCRIAMATLPDSKVDWASYIDDYDLIRDKIADVYPALYEGFAERIKAPLGFHLDIPPRRRVWATPDGKANFLVLPGLAVNAPVDDPDMLRLATVRSHDQFNTTIYSYNDRYRGVYNDRMILFMNADDIADRGLEAGAKVALETVGIDGIARRVDGLTIIDYPMSRGSVAGYYPELNPLLPLAFYDKTSGCPAAKSIPVRVVA from the coding sequence ATGGCGCACGATAAACCCCGATACCAGAGTTATAACAGCCCCGCCGGCGGATGGGGCGCGGCGGCGGCGACCGCGAAGGTATTGCTCGAACAAAGCGTTGTGACCAAAGGGTCGCGCGCGCTGCTGTCGATGAACCAGCCCGGCGGTTTCAAATGCCCGAGCTGCGCCTTTCCCGACGCGAGCTGCACCAAGAAGCTCGAATTTTGCGAGAATGGCGCAAAGGCGCTCGCGCATGAGGCGACGAAGTTTCGCGTCACGCGGGAGTTTTTTGCGCAGCACAGCGTCTCCGACCTGATGGCGCAGTCGGACTATTGGCTCGAAATGCAGGGCCGGCTGACCGAGCCGATGCGCTATGACGCCGCGACCGACCATTATGTGCCGGTCAGCTGGGACGATGCGTTTGCGTTGATTGGCACGCACCTCCGTGCGCTCGCAAGCCCGCACGAAGCCGAATTCTATACCTCGGGCCGCACCGCGAACGAGACGGCGTTCCTCTATTCGATTTTCGTGCGCGAGTATGGCACGAACAATTTTCCCGATTGTTCGAACATGTGCCACGAACCGACGAGCCGGGGCCTCCCGCATTCGATCGGCGTCGGCAAGGGCACGGTGATCCTCGACGATTTCGAGCATGCCGAGGCGATTTTTCTGATCGGGCACAATGCGGGCACCAACGCGCCGCGGATGATGACGCCTTTGGTCGAGGCGCGCAAACGCGGCGTGCCGATCGTCGCGGTCAACCCGATGCCCGAGCGCGCACTGATCAAATTCACCGAGCCGCAGGACATCGTGCAGATGGCGACCTTCGGCTCGACCGACATCACCAGCGAATTCGTGCATATCAAGGTCGGCGGCGACCTCGCGCTGCTCAAGGGCATGATGAAGGTTTTGTTCGAGCGCGAGGCGGCGGGCGAGACCGTGCTCGACCATGATTTCATCGCCGAGCACACATCGGGTTTTGACGCGCTGAAGGCCGATATCGAGGCGCAGCACTGGCCCGACCTCGTCGCCGCGTCGGGGATCGACGAGGCACAGATCCGGCGCTGCGCCGAAATCTATATCCGCTCGAACGCGACGATGATCTGCTACGGCATGGGTGTGACCCAGCATCAGCGGGGATCGGAGCTCGTCCAGCAGATCGCCAACCTGCTGCTTCTCAAAGGCAATTTCGGCAAGCCCGGCGCGGGCATCTCGCCGATACGCGGCCATTCGAACGTGCAGGGCGACCGCACCGTCGGCATCGACGAGAAACCGGGCCAGGCCTATCTCGACAAGGTCCGCGACGTCTTCGGTTTCGAACCGCCGCGCGAGCATGGCCATCATACGGTGGAATCGGTCGAGGCAATGCTCGCGGGCACCGCAAAGGTCTTCATCGGCCTCGGCGGCAATTTTGTCCGCGCGGTCCCCGACACCGACCGTTCCTACGCGGCGATGCGGAGGCTCGACCTCACCGTCGGCATCGCGACCAAGCTCAACCGCGGGCATCTGGTGCACGGCAAGGATGCGCTGATCCTGCCCGTCGTCGCGCGCTCCGAACGCATCGCGACCGCAAAGGGCGAGCAGTTCGTGACGATCGAGGATTCGATGTCGAACGTCACCGCCTCGCGCGGCGTGCTCGACCCGGCGAGCGAACATCTGCTGACCGAAACCGAAATCGTCTGCCGCATCGCGATGGCGACGCTGCCCGACAGCAAGGTCGATTGGGCGAGCTATATCGACGATTACGACCTGATCCGCGACAAGATCGCCGACGTCTATCCCGCACTCTACGAAGGTTTCGCCGAGCGTATCAAGGCGCCGCTCGGTTTCCACCTCGACATCCCGCCGCGCCGCCGCGTCTGGGCGACGCCCGACGGGAAGGCCAATTTCCTCGTCCTCCCGGGGCTCGCGGTCAACGCGCCGGTCGACGATCCCGACATGCTGCGCCTCGCCACCGTCCGCTCGCACGACCAGTTCAACACGACGATCTACAGCTATAACGACCGCTATCGCGGCGTGTATAACGACCGCATGATCCTGTTCATGAACGCCGACGACATCGCGGATCGCGGGCTGGAGGCGGGGGCGAAGGTCGCGCTCGAAACGGTCGGCATCGACGGCATCGCGCGCCGCGTCGACGGGCTCACGATCATCGACTATCCGATGTCGCGCGGTTCGGTCGCGGGCTATTATCCCGAGCTCAACCCGCTGCTGCCGCTCGCCTTCTACGACAAGACCAGCGGCTGCCCGGCGGCGAAGTCGATCCCGGTGCGCGTCGTCGCGTGA
- the fdhD gene encoding formate dehydrogenase accessory sulfurtransferase FdhD: protein MTSDKIDLPVRRLGLGDPGDAELTRSIAIEAPVSVEVGGIAYAVMMATPADLEDYAVGFALGEGLIETAGQIGRVDVHAIEGGWALRIWLPPERNAIALDRARKRVSESSCGLCGIENIEEVLRPLPAVTARIATDRGAIAAALAALGDHQPLARATGAVHAAAFCSPDGAIGLVREDVGRHNALDKLIGAMARAGVDPGTGFILLSARCSYELVEKTVRAGCPMLVTISAPTSLAAERAAAAGLTLVALARTDSALIVSDPHGMIA, encoded by the coding sequence ATGACCAGCGACAAGATCGACCTCCCCGTCCGCCGCCTCGGCCTTGGTGACCCCGGCGACGCCGAGCTGACGCGCAGTATCGCGATCGAGGCGCCGGTTTCGGTCGAGGTTGGTGGCATCGCTTATGCGGTGATGATGGCGACCCCCGCCGACCTAGAGGATTATGCGGTCGGCTTTGCGCTGGGCGAAGGGCTGATCGAGACGGCGGGGCAGATCGGGCGCGTCGATGTGCATGCGATCGAGGGCGGCTGGGCGCTGCGCATCTGGTTGCCGCCCGAGCGCAATGCGATCGCGCTCGACCGCGCGCGCAAGCGGGTGAGCGAGAGCAGCTGCGGGCTTTGCGGGATCGAGAATATCGAGGAGGTGCTGCGCCCCCTGCCCGCCGTCACGGCGCGGATCGCCACAGACCGTGGCGCCATCGCGGCGGCGCTGGCGGCGCTCGGCGATCATCAGCCGCTCGCCCGCGCGACGGGCGCGGTGCATGCCGCGGCCTTCTGTTCGCCCGATGGCGCGATCGGGCTCGTGCGCGAGGATGTCGGGCGGCACAATGCGCTCGACAAATTGATCGGCGCGATGGCGCGCGCGGGCGTCGATCCGGGGACGGGTTTCATCCTGCTGTCGGCGCGGTGCAGTTACGAGCTCGTCGAAAAGACGGTGCGCGCGGGGTGCCCGATGCTCGTCACCATCTCGGCGCCGACGAGCCTTGCGGCGGAGCGCGCGGCGGCGGCGGGGCTGACGCTCGTCGCGCTGGCGCGGACGGATTCGGCGCTGATCGTCAGCGACCCGCACGGGATGATTGCGTGA
- a CDS encoding MOSC domain-containing protein — MKTPILAVLTGKAIPFRGDEPSAIGKLPVADAVAVDAMGLVGDEQADRSVHGGIDKAIHHYPADHYDWWRGQLGAAPLLDAAGAFGENISTIGLDENSVFLGDRFRLGSALVEVTQARQPCWKLDHRFETKGVMAGVVKTRRSGWYYRVLEPGTVRAGDDLELIDRPYPEWPLASLFGLLIGGEAKDRVADLRALRDVPVLAETWKVRRAKLAEQFGAD; from the coding sequence ATGAAGACCCCGATTCTTGCTGTCCTGACGGGCAAGGCGATCCCCTTTCGCGGCGATGAGCCGAGCGCGATCGGCAAGCTGCCGGTCGCCGATGCGGTTGCGGTCGATGCAATGGGGCTCGTCGGCGACGAACAGGCCGACCGCAGCGTCCATGGCGGCATCGACAAGGCGATCCACCATTATCCCGCCGACCATTATGACTGGTGGCGCGGTCAGCTCGGCGCAGCGCCGCTGCTCGATGCGGCGGGTGCGTTCGGGGAGAATATCTCGACCATCGGCCTCGACGAAAACAGCGTCTTCCTCGGCGACCGCTTCCGCCTCGGCAGTGCGCTCGTCGAAGTGACGCAGGCGCGCCAGCCCTGCTGGAAGCTCGACCATCGTTTCGAAACCAAGGGCGTGATGGCGGGGGTGGTAAAGACGCGGCGTTCGGGCTGGTACTACCGCGTGCTCGAACCCGGCACCGTGCGCGCGGGCGACGATCTGGAGCTGATCGACCGGCCGTATCCCGAATGGCCGCTCGCCTCGCTCTTCGGCCTGCTCATCGGCGGCGAGGCGAAGGATCGCGTCGCCGACCTCCGCGCGCTCCGCGACGTGCCCGTGCTCGCCGAAACATGGAAGGTCCGCCGCGCCAAGCTCGCCGAACAGTTCGGCGCCGATTAG
- a CDS encoding molybdenum cofactor guanylyltransferase, producing MRTLGAVLAGGRSSRFGSDKALAILDGRTLLDHAAAALGAHCDAVVVVGRGAIADWPSADMGPLGGIAGALIHAAERGYDQLLTAPVDCVRLPGDLRALLEPAPAFLETQPVIGLWPVAALDALRAMLEDAGDLAVKAFARRIGARAVASDFVPPNVNSAADLARLAEL from the coding sequence GTGAGGACGCTGGGCGCGGTGCTGGCGGGGGGTCGGTCGAGCCGCTTCGGGTCGGACAAGGCGCTCGCGATACTGGACGGGCGGACGCTGCTCGATCATGCGGCGGCGGCGCTCGGCGCGCATTGCGATGCGGTCGTCGTGGTCGGGCGCGGCGCGATCGCCGACTGGCCGAGCGCCGACATGGGGCCACTCGGCGGGATTGCCGGGGCGCTGATCCATGCGGCGGAGCGGGGATATGATCAATTGCTGACCGCGCCGGTCGATTGCGTGCGCCTGCCGGGTGATTTGCGGGCGCTGCTCGAGCCCGCGCCGGCGTTTCTGGAAACGCAGCCGGTGATCGGACTGTGGCCGGTCGCGGCGCTGGACGCGCTTCGGGCTATGCTGGAGGATGCGGGCGACCTTGCGGTCAAGGCCTTCGCCCGGCGGATCGGCGCGCGCGCGGTGGCGAGCGATTTCGTGCCGCCGAACGTCAACAGCGCCGCCGATCTCGCCCGGCTGGCGGAGCTATGA